Proteins found in one Sphingomonas sp. SORGH_AS_0879 genomic segment:
- a CDS encoding aldo/keto reductase produces MEYRQLGSSGLRVPALSFGAGTFGGKGPLFSAWGTSDAAEARRLVDICLDAGVTLFDTADVYSDGASEQVLGEAIKGRRDAVLISTKTGLPMGDGPQDWGASRARLIGAAEAALRRLGTDRIDLLQLHAFDASTPTEEVMSTLDRLIADGKVRYAGVSNYPGWQIMKAQGLADRHGWPRLVAHQVYYSLIGRAYEWDLMPLAADQGVGALVWSPLGWGRLTGKIGRGRPIPAGSRLHETAQFAPPVEEEHLYRVVDALEAVAAEVGKTVPQVAINWLLRRPTVSSVIIGARDEAQLRDNLGAVGWALSPKQVAALDAASDVLPPYPHTPYRQQEGFARLAPPMV; encoded by the coding sequence ATGGAATATCGGCAATTGGGATCGTCCGGCCTGCGCGTTCCGGCCCTGTCGTTCGGCGCGGGGACGTTCGGCGGCAAGGGCCCGCTGTTCAGCGCCTGGGGCACAAGCGACGCCGCCGAGGCGCGGCGGCTGGTCGATATCTGCCTCGACGCCGGCGTGACGCTGTTCGACACTGCCGACGTCTATTCGGATGGCGCGTCGGAACAGGTGCTGGGCGAAGCGATCAAGGGACGTCGCGACGCCGTCCTCATTTCGACCAAGACCGGCTTACCGATGGGTGACGGCCCGCAGGACTGGGGCGCGTCTCGGGCACGGCTGATCGGCGCGGCCGAGGCGGCATTGCGGCGGCTCGGTACGGACCGGATCGACCTGCTCCAGCTTCACGCCTTCGACGCGTCAACGCCCACCGAGGAGGTGATGAGCACGCTCGACCGGCTGATCGCCGACGGCAAGGTGCGTTATGCCGGCGTCTCCAACTATCCCGGCTGGCAGATCATGAAGGCACAAGGCTTAGCCGATCGCCATGGCTGGCCGCGTCTCGTCGCGCATCAGGTCTATTACTCGTTGATCGGCCGTGCGTATGAATGGGATCTCATGCCGCTAGCGGCGGACCAGGGTGTCGGTGCGCTAGTCTGGAGCCCGCTCGGCTGGGGCCGGCTGACCGGCAAGATCGGGCGGGGACGGCCGATCCCGGCAGGCAGCCGCCTCCACGAAACCGCACAGTTCGCGCCGCCGGTCGAGGAAGAGCATCTGTACCGCGTCGTCGATGCGCTGGAAGCGGTGGCGGCCGAGGTGGGCAAAACGGTGCCGCAGGTCGCGATCAACTGGCTGCTGCGACGTCCGACCGTATCGTCGGTCATCATCGGTGCGCGGGACGAGGCGCAGCTGCGCGACAATCTCGGCGCGGTCGGCTGGGCGCTGTCGCCCAAGCAGGTGGCCGCGCTCGACGCGGCAAGCGACGTGCTGCCGCCCTATCCACATACCCCATACCGGCAACAGGAGGGCTTCGCCCGCCTAGCGCCGCCGATGGTTTGA
- a CDS encoding zinc-binding alcohol dehydrogenase family protein has translation MRAIAYRQPGPIDRDEALVEVELPRPVPTGRDILVAVRAVSVNPVDAKVRTGAAPFDGRDERILGWDAAGVVGAVGPEATRFKVGDEVFYAGDLMRDGSNAEYQLVDERIVGHRPRSIGFAEAAALPLTAITAWETLFDRLKVDNQPAGGARAILIIGGAGGVGSAAIQIARARTDLTVIATASRAETEGWVRDLGAHHVIDHSRPMAPQIAALEIGAPAFVFSTTHTDRHLADIAELIAPQGHFALIDDPASLDIVAFKRKAVSVHWELMFTRSLFDTPDVDEQGRLLDAVAELVDEGRIRTTATDTLSPINAANLIEAHRRIESATTRGKIVLEGWDSPQA, from the coding sequence ATGCGCGCCATAGCCTATCGCCAGCCCGGCCCGATTGACCGGGACGAAGCCCTTGTCGAGGTCGAACTGCCACGACCCGTTCCGACCGGGCGTGACATTCTGGTCGCAGTTCGGGCCGTCTCGGTGAACCCCGTCGACGCGAAGGTTCGCACTGGCGCCGCGCCATTCGACGGACGTGACGAGCGCATTCTCGGCTGGGATGCGGCGGGCGTGGTCGGGGCGGTCGGCCCGGAGGCCACCCGCTTCAAGGTGGGTGACGAGGTCTTCTATGCGGGCGACCTGATGCGCGACGGCAGCAATGCGGAATATCAGCTGGTCGACGAGCGGATCGTTGGCCATCGCCCCCGCAGCATCGGCTTCGCGGAGGCGGCGGCGTTGCCGCTGACGGCCATCACGGCGTGGGAAACCCTGTTCGACCGATTGAAGGTCGACAACCAGCCGGCCGGCGGCGCCCGTGCCATCCTGATCATCGGCGGCGCGGGCGGCGTCGGTTCCGCGGCGATCCAGATCGCGCGGGCCCGCACCGACCTGACCGTGATCGCCACCGCCTCGCGCGCCGAGACGGAAGGCTGGGTGCGCGACCTCGGCGCACATCATGTCATCGATCATTCCCGGCCGATGGCACCGCAGATCGCCGCGCTGGAGATCGGCGCGCCCGCCTTCGTCTTCTCGACCACCCATACCGATCGCCATCTGGCCGACATCGCCGAGCTGATCGCGCCGCAGGGGCATTTTGCGCTGATCGACGATCCCGCCAGCCTCGACATCGTCGCCTTCAAGCGCAAGGCGGTGTCGGTCCATTGGGAATTGATGTTCACCCGGTCGCTCTTCGACACGCCGGACGTCGACGAGCAGGGGCGATTGCTGGACGCGGTCGCCGAACTGGTGGACGAGGGGCGCATTCGCACTACGGCGACCGACACGCTCTCGCCGATCAATGCCGCCAACCTGATCGAGGCGCACCGCCGCATCGAGAGCGCCACCACGAGGGGCAAGATCGTCTTGGAAGGCTGGGACAGCCCGCAGGCGTAA
- a CDS encoding helix-turn-helix domain-containing protein — translation MAKARHSRLDCTPGCAVEAAVSLIDGKWKAVILYHLQDGRTRFNELRRRAGDVTPRMLTNQLRELEADGLIEREVFAQVPPRVEYSLSDRGRSLSPIIAALKDWGDANMDLFARR, via the coding sequence ATGGCGAAAGCCCGTCACTCCCGCCTCGATTGTACCCCGGGTTGCGCCGTCGAGGCGGCGGTGAGCCTGATCGACGGCAAGTGGAAGGCGGTGATCCTCTACCATCTACAGGACGGACGCACGCGCTTCAACGAACTGCGCCGCCGCGCTGGTGATGTGACGCCGCGCATGCTGACCAATCAGCTGCGCGAGTTGGAAGCCGATGGCCTGATCGAGCGCGAGGTCTTCGCTCAGGTGCCGCCGCGCGTCGAATACAGCCTGTCCGATCGCGGCCGATCTCTGTCGCCGATCATCGCGGCGCTGAAGGACTGGGGCGACGCGAACATGGATCTCTTTGCACGGCGGTAA
- a CDS encoding MFS transporter, producing MKFNLGLLALAVGAFGIGVTEFAPMGMLPVMAADLQVSIPAAGLLVSAYAMGVLIGAPLMTLTTGRIDRRTLLIALMGIFTLGNALSAVAGGYWMLMAARIVTSFNHGAFFGVGSVVAASLVPPDKRAGAVAAMFTGLTVATIGGVPAATWVSEAVSWRTVFAGIAGVGAIAMLSLRLALPPLPRAEGGDMRAELRVLTRGPVVMALALTTIGFGGVFTVFTYIVPILRDVTHGSTGYVTAMLMLFGIGATIGNGIGGRLADRSVDRALLTMLAIMALTLLAFTVLMQWPWAVAVAILIWGIASFAIVPPLQMRVMDAAFDAPNLASAMNIGAFNLGNAFGAALGGGVIGAGMGLPVVSLAGAAMAAAALVMLLALRRQPRAAARPA from the coding sequence ATGAAGTTCAACCTCGGATTACTCGCGCTGGCGGTCGGTGCCTTCGGCATCGGCGTCACCGAGTTCGCGCCGATGGGCATGTTGCCGGTGATGGCGGCAGACCTGCAGGTGTCGATCCCCGCCGCCGGGCTGCTGGTCAGCGCCTATGCGATGGGCGTGCTGATCGGCGCGCCGTTGATGACGCTCACCACCGGGCGGATCGACCGGCGGACGCTCCTGATCGCGCTGATGGGCATCTTCACGCTCGGCAACGCGCTGTCGGCGGTGGCGGGCGGGTACTGGATGTTGATGGCGGCGCGGATCGTCACTTCGTTCAACCATGGCGCCTTCTTCGGCGTCGGATCGGTGGTGGCCGCCAGCCTGGTACCGCCGGACAAGCGTGCGGGCGCGGTGGCGGCGATGTTCACCGGGTTGACCGTCGCCACGATCGGCGGCGTGCCGGCGGCGACCTGGGTCAGCGAGGCAGTTAGCTGGCGCACCGTGTTCGCGGGGATCGCGGGCGTTGGCGCGATCGCTATGCTGTCGCTCCGTCTTGCCCTGCCGCCGCTGCCCCGCGCCGAAGGCGGCGACATGCGCGCTGAACTGCGCGTGCTGACGCGCGGGCCGGTGGTCATGGCGCTGGCCCTGACCACGATCGGCTTTGGCGGTGTCTTCACCGTGTTCACCTATATCGTCCCGATCCTGCGGGATGTGACGCATGGCTCGACCGGCTATGTTACCGCGATGCTAATGCTGTTCGGGATCGGCGCGACGATCGGCAATGGCATCGGCGGGCGGCTGGCCGACCGTTCGGTCGATCGGGCGCTGTTGACCATGCTGGCGATCATGGCGCTGACGCTGCTCGCCTTCACCGTGCTGATGCAATGGCCATGGGCCGTCGCCGTAGCCATCCTGATCTGGGGCATCGCCAGCTTCGCGATCGTGCCGCCGTTGCAGATGCGGGTGATGGACGCGGCTTTCGACGCGCCGAACCTCGCCTCCGCGATGAATATCGGCGCGTTTAACCTTGGCAACGCCTTTGGGGCGGCCCTAGGCGGAGGTGTGATCGGTGCCGGAATGGGACTGCCGGTCGTGTCGCTGGCCGGTGCGGCGATGGCGGCGGCAGCACTCGTGATGCTGCTGGCGCTCCGGCGTCAGCCCCGTGCGGCAGCTCGGCCGGCCTGA
- a CDS encoding DJ-1/PfpI family protein, with protein sequence MQVAVLTFDGFNELDSFVAAAIINRLRPHGWAAHITAPTETVTSMNGVVVHRQRPLAFLEEADAVLIGSGVRTREIANDPAMLARLRLDPARQLIAAQCSGTLLLARLGLIGDLPACTDLTTKPWVVEAGVTVIDAPFAAHGNVATAGGCLAAPYLAAWLIARGGAPELAREALRYVAPVGEKGRFVDHAMAIVAGDLAFA encoded by the coding sequence ATGCAGGTCGCGGTCCTGACCTTCGACGGCTTCAACGAACTGGATTCGTTCGTGGCTGCCGCGATCATCAACCGGCTGCGCCCGCATGGCTGGGCCGCGCACATCACGGCGCCGACCGAGACGGTGACGTCGATGAACGGCGTCGTGGTCCATCGCCAACGGCCGCTCGCATTTCTCGAGGAGGCGGATGCGGTGCTGATCGGCAGTGGTGTCCGCACGCGGGAGATCGCCAACGATCCGGCGATGCTCGCCCGGCTTCGCCTTGATCCGGCGCGGCAGTTGATCGCGGCGCAATGTTCGGGAACGCTGTTGTTGGCCAGGCTCGGCCTGATCGGTGATTTGCCCGCGTGCACCGACCTCACCACCAAGCCATGGGTGGTGGAGGCCGGTGTCACGGTCATCGACGCACCGTTCGCCGCTCATGGCAATGTCGCGACGGCGGGCGGTTGTCTTGCCGCGCCCTATCTCGCCGCATGGCTGATCGCGCGCGGAGGCGCGCCCGAACTGGCGCGCGAGGCACTTCGTTACGTTGCACCGGTCGGCGAGAAGGGGCGCTTCGTCGACCATGCCATGGCGATCGTCGCGGGCGATTTGGCGTTCGCCTAA
- a CDS encoding GNAT family N-acetyltransferase, protein MSSGLTIRLATEADLGALRQLMTLSIDRGQAAVLTPRQIVASRAVMGLDTQLVRDGTYFVVEDHGVPVGCGGWSRRATLYGGDHSTDLRDPALLDPAKDAARIRAMYTHPDHVRRGIGRMILHACEKAAQGEGFAAVELMGTAGGVLLYTACGYEPVERADTEVDGVVVPLTRMRKRLRDMA, encoded by the coding sequence ATGAGCAGTGGCCTGACCATCCGCCTAGCGACCGAAGCCGACCTAGGGGCGCTCCGCCAATTGATGACGCTGTCGATTGATCGCGGGCAGGCAGCGGTGCTCACCCCCAGGCAGATCGTGGCCAGCAGGGCGGTGATGGGCCTCGACACCCAACTGGTGCGCGACGGCACTTATTTCGTCGTCGAGGACCATGGCGTACCGGTCGGCTGTGGCGGCTGGAGCCGGAGGGCGACGCTTTATGGCGGCGACCATAGCACCGACCTGCGCGACCCGGCGCTTCTCGATCCGGCGAAGGACGCGGCGCGCATCCGGGCCATGTATACGCATCCGGATCACGTCCGGCGCGGGATCGGTCGGATGATCCTTCACGCTTGCGAAAAGGCCGCGCAGGGCGAAGGCTTCGCCGCCGTCGAACTGATGGGAACGGCCGGCGGCGTGCTGCTCTATACGGCCTGCGGTTACGAGCCGGTCGAACGCGCTGATACGGAGGTCGACGGGGTGGTCGTGCCGCTGACCCGCATGCGCAAGCGGCTGCGTGATATGGCCTAG
- a CDS encoding LysR family transcriptional regulator, whose amino-acid sequence MDAKITGNDDRARSLALFASVVEEGSFSAAGRTLGLTPSAVARAIDRIEARLGVRLLLRSTRALTLTAEGQAYLLAARRILADLDDAEQQIADQGAPRGRLRISAALAHGRLCVVPLLGDFARAYPHILIDVALTDTLVDVAGGQADVAVRFGPLADSGLTARKLSEGGRVIVASPDYLARAGTPRVPEDLHAHNCLNFNFRRAEPTWPFRRDGRDFALSVEGGIVANNGETLGHLAAAGVGITRVGRFSVAAEIADGRLVPLLEDYNPGDVELIHAVFVGGSATPARVRVFVDFLVERLASRFE is encoded by the coding sequence TTGGACGCAAAGATAACCGGCAACGACGATCGCGCCCGGTCGCTCGCCTTGTTCGCGAGCGTGGTGGAGGAAGGCAGCTTCTCCGCCGCCGGTCGCACGCTCGGGCTGACGCCGTCGGCGGTGGCGCGGGCGATCGACCGGATTGAGGCGCGGCTCGGCGTGCGACTGCTGCTCCGCTCCACCCGCGCGCTGACGCTCACCGCCGAGGGACAAGCCTATCTGCTCGCAGCCCGCCGCATTCTCGCCGATCTCGATGATGCCGAGCAGCAGATCGCCGACCAGGGCGCGCCGCGCGGACGGCTTCGGATCAGTGCGGCGCTGGCGCACGGCCGGTTGTGCGTCGTGCCGCTGCTCGGCGACTTCGCGCGCGCCTATCCGCATATCCTGATCGACGTGGCGCTGACCGACACGCTGGTCGATGTGGCCGGCGGGCAGGCCGATGTCGCCGTCCGGTTCGGCCCGCTCGCGGACAGCGGGCTCACCGCGCGCAAATTGTCCGAAGGCGGACGGGTGATTGTCGCCTCACCGGACTATCTCGCCCGGGCAGGTACGCCCCGGGTCCCAGAGGATCTGCACGCTCATAACTGCCTCAACTTCAACTTCCGCCGCGCCGAGCCGACTTGGCCGTTCCGCCGCGACGGCCGGGATTTCGCGCTGTCCGTTGAAGGCGGCATCGTCGCCAACAATGGCGAGACGCTGGGTCATCTCGCCGCTGCCGGGGTTGGCATCACCCGGGTCGGCCGCTTCAGCGTCGCGGCTGAGATCGCGGACGGGCGGCTCGTGCCGCTGCTCGAGGACTATAATCCGGGCGATGTCGAGCTGATCCACGCGGTCTTCGTCGGTGGCTCGGCCACGCCTGCACGGGTGCGGGTGTTCGTCGACTTTCTGGTCGAGCGCTTAGCCAGCCGGTTCGAGTAG
- a CDS encoding PLP-dependent aminotransferase family protein, whose product MASAPDETRTGMVVRAIRDRIDARTLTPGARLPSIRAMAETSGVARSTVVEAYDRLAAEGVIRSRPGSGFYVAAPLAPLALDRLVSTKEREVDPLWMLRQSLGERRHEMMPGCGWLPDDWLAGDALRKAMRRAARSDENGTLAGYASPLGSPPLRALLARRMADQGIEAGPDQILLTDSGTHALDLVCRFLLQPGDTVLVDDPCYFNFLALLRAHRATVVGVPMTPTGPDVTAFTEAAATHRPRFYLTNSGVHNPTGASLAAATAHRLLKIAEAHDMVVVEDDIFADFEHTPSPRLAAFDGLDRTIRIGSFSKSLSAAVRCGHIAARPDWIEGLADLRIATSMAGSPLAANLLHAVLTDGSYRRHVDGVRTRLARATARVAKRLRAIGIEPWTDPAAGIFLWARLPDGVDAVELARRAIDAGIVLAPGPVFSTSGGWRDHMRFNVAMSGDDRLYAFLEKTVSRPLLEPAG is encoded by the coding sequence ATGGCGAGCGCGCCCGACGAAACCCGCACCGGCATGGTGGTCCGTGCGATCCGTGACCGGATCGACGCCCGCACGCTGACGCCGGGCGCCCGGCTGCCGTCGATCCGCGCCATGGCCGAGACGAGCGGCGTCGCGCGCTCGACGGTGGTCGAGGCCTATGATCGCCTCGCCGCTGAGGGGGTGATCCGGTCGCGACCGGGATCGGGCTTTTATGTCGCCGCGCCCTTGGCCCCGCTGGCATTGGATCGGCTGGTCAGCACGAAGGAGCGCGAGGTCGACCCGCTCTGGATGCTGCGTCAGTCGCTCGGCGAACGACGGCACGAAATGATGCCGGGATGCGGCTGGCTGCCCGATGACTGGCTGGCGGGCGACGCGCTGCGCAAGGCGATGCGCCGGGCAGCGCGATCCGACGAGAACGGCACGCTGGCGGGCTATGCATCCCCCTTGGGCTCGCCCCCGCTCCGGGCGTTGTTGGCGAGGCGGATGGCGGATCAGGGGATCGAAGCCGGCCCCGACCAGATCCTGCTGACCGACAGCGGCACCCATGCGCTCGATCTGGTGTGCCGCTTCCTGCTTCAGCCGGGCGATACCGTGCTGGTTGACGACCCGTGCTATTTCAACTTTCTGGCGTTGTTGCGGGCGCACCGGGCAACGGTGGTGGGCGTACCGATGACGCCGACCGGGCCGGACGTCACCGCCTTCACCGAGGCCGCCGCGACGCATCGGCCGCGCTTCTACCTGACCAACTCAGGCGTCCATAACCCGACCGGAGCGTCGCTCGCGGCCGCCACCGCGCACCGACTGCTCAAGATCGCCGAGGCGCATGACATGGTCGTTGTCGAGGACGATATCTTCGCCGACTTCGAGCACACGCCGTCGCCACGGCTGGCGGCGTTCGACGGGCTCGACCGGACGATCCGTATAGGCAGCTTCTCCAAATCGCTGTCGGCGGCGGTGCGCTGCGGCCATATCGCGGCCCGACCCGACTGGATCGAAGGGTTGGCCGACCTACGCATCGCGACGTCGATGGCGGGCAGTCCGCTCGCCGCCAACCTGCTGCACGCGGTGCTGACCGATGGGAGTTACCGGCGTCACGTTGACGGCGTTCGTACCCGGCTGGCCCGAGCGACAGCCCGTGTAGCGAAACGCCTGCGGGCCATCGGAATCGAGCCATGGACCGACCCGGCGGCGGGCATCTTCCTGTGGGCGCGACTGCCGGACGGCGTCGATGCCGTCGAGCTTGCCCGGCGGGCGATCGATGCAGGGATCGTCCTGGCGCCGGGCCCGGTGTTCAGCACCAGCGGCGGGTGGCGCGATCACATGCGCTTCAACGTCGCGATGAGCGGCGATGACCGGCTGTACGCCTTTCTGGAAAAGACCGTGTCGCGCCCGCTACTCGAACCGGCTGGCTAA
- a CDS encoding carboxymuconolactone decarboxylase family protein has product MPEAIKAMMALEQSFMTSGLDHDLLALVKYRVSQINDCAFCLRMHSTDLRRHGESELRLHMLSAWRDSTIYSDRERAALGWAEALTRLPCRTCWRRSCDGGPQYRSGSGKGATAVRRATSQVSQRASRSDPLRDDRRAARLCQPWGRRRIAAIYIVRNPDKLAHVAAAFQAGRAAARG; this is encoded by the coding sequence GTGCCCGAAGCGATCAAGGCTATGATGGCGCTGGAGCAGAGCTTCATGACGAGTGGGCTCGATCACGATCTGCTGGCACTGGTGAAGTACCGCGTGTCGCAGATCAACGACTGTGCCTTCTGCCTGCGCATGCACTCGACCGATCTGCGCCGTCATGGCGAAAGCGAGCTGCGGCTGCACATGCTGAGCGCATGGCGGGATTCGACGATCTATTCGGATCGCGAGCGGGCGGCGCTTGGCTGGGCGGAGGCGTTGACGCGCTTGCCCTGTCGGACCTGCTGGCGGCGGTCGTGTGATGGGGGGCCACAATATCGTTCGGGGTCTGGCAAAGGCGCGACGGCCGTTCGCAGGGCTACGTCGCAAGTATCCCAACGCGCCAGTAGAAGTGATCCGCTTCGCGACGATCGACGGGCTGCCCGGCTATGTCAGCCGTGGGGGCGGCGACGGATCGCGGCGATCTATATCGTCCGCAATCCAGACAAACTGGCCCACGTCGCGGCGGCTTTTCAGGCCGGCCGAGCTGCCGCACGGGGCTGA
- a CDS encoding helix-turn-helix domain-containing GNAT family N-acetyltransferase: MEDADIAAIRRFNRFYTQTIGALDAHFLGTEASLPEARLLFEIATREPVTATVLQDALGMDAGYLSRLVARFEKRGWIVRERREDDARARDLRLTEAGQAAFAVVDQRQSSAVGDLLGTVEGQARRDLIEALTRARLLLDPLSGGPFVIRPFRTGEPALIAARQSVLYAESHGWGRELETIESEVTAAFLRDFDPAREQCWIAEIDGVMAGAVFVTDEGEGIARLRLLHVEPFARRRGIGDALVGACVGFARDTGYRTLVLWTHTVLESARRIYAAHGFVCVETAMHERFGVPLQGETWRLELTA, encoded by the coding sequence ATGGAAGATGCAGACATCGCCGCCATCCGTCGCTTCAACCGCTTCTATACCCAGACGATCGGCGCGCTCGACGCGCATTTCCTGGGCACCGAGGCGAGCCTGCCCGAAGCGCGGCTGTTGTTCGAGATCGCCACGCGCGAGCCGGTGACCGCAACCGTGTTGCAGGACGCCCTCGGCATGGATGCGGGCTATCTCAGCCGCCTGGTCGCGCGTTTCGAGAAACGCGGCTGGATCGTGCGCGAGCGGCGCGAGGACGACGCCCGCGCCCGGGACCTGCGGCTGACCGAGGCGGGGCAGGCGGCCTTCGCGGTCGTCGACCAGCGGCAAAGCAGCGCGGTCGGCGACCTGCTCGGCACCGTGGAAGGTCAGGCGCGGCGCGATCTGATCGAGGCGTTGACGCGCGCTCGGCTGCTGCTCGACCCATTATCGGGCGGACCGTTCGTCATCCGCCCTTTCCGCACCGGCGAACCCGCACTGATCGCCGCCCGCCAGTCGGTGCTCTATGCCGAGAGCCATGGCTGGGGCCGCGAACTGGAGACGATCGAGAGCGAGGTGACGGCGGCCTTCCTGCGTGACTTCGATCCGGCGCGCGAGCAATGCTGGATCGCCGAGATCGACGGCGTGATGGCGGGCGCGGTGTTCGTCACCGACGAAGGGGAGGGGATCGCACGGCTCCGCCTGCTCCATGTCGAGCCCTTTGCCCGCCGTCGGGGTATCGGCGATGCGCTGGTCGGCGCTTGCGTCGGCTTCGCGCGGGACACCGGCTACCGCACCCTGGTGCTGTGGACGCACACGGTGTTGGAGTCCGCTCGCCGCATCTATGCCGCGCACGGCTTCGTGTGTGTCGAGACGGCGATGCACGAAAGGTTCGGCGTTCCGCTTCAGGGGGAAACGTGGCGACTGGAACTGACGGCATGA
- a CDS encoding PhzF family phenazine biosynthesis protein produces the protein MTRPFRLVDVFGTDPLTGNPLAVIADADGLTTDEMQAIASWLNFSETTFLLPPTDPSADYRVRIFTMAHELPFAGHPTLGSAHAWAEAGGQPKQDGVIVQECGVGLVTIRRDGDQLAFAAPPLLRGGTPTKAEIAQVADLLRIDRAAIVDAAWADNGPGWIAVMLASAEAVLAVEPARYHPEHIDIGIVGPHAPGSEVAFELRALFTDAHGGLIEDPVTGSLNASVGQWLFASGRASGSYVAAQGTRLGRSGRIHVSQDETGQVWVAGATRTLFSGRTQG, from the coding sequence GTGACCCGCCCCTTTCGCCTCGTCGACGTATTCGGCACCGATCCGCTGACCGGCAATCCCTTGGCCGTTATCGCCGATGCCGATGGCCTGACGACGGACGAGATGCAGGCGATCGCAAGCTGGTTGAACTTTTCGGAGACGACCTTCCTGCTGCCGCCGACCGATCCATCGGCCGACTATCGCGTGCGGATCTTCACCATGGCGCACGAACTGCCGTTCGCCGGGCACCCGACCTTGGGCAGCGCGCATGCGTGGGCGGAAGCGGGCGGGCAGCCGAAGCAGGACGGCGTGATCGTGCAGGAATGCGGCGTGGGACTGGTGACGATCCGGCGCGATGGCGATCAGCTTGCTTTTGCCGCCCCACCGCTGCTGCGCGGCGGCACGCCAACCAAGGCGGAGATCGCACAGGTCGCCGATCTGCTGCGGATCGACCGCGCGGCGATCGTCGATGCTGCCTGGGCCGACAATGGCCCCGGCTGGATCGCGGTCATGCTGGCGTCGGCCGAGGCGGTGCTGGCGGTCGAGCCGGCGCGGTACCACCCCGAGCATATCGACATCGGCATCGTCGGACCACATGCACCCGGCAGCGAGGTCGCGTTCGAACTGCGTGCGCTCTTCACCGACGCGCATGGCGGGCTGATCGAGGACCCGGTGACCGGCAGCCTCAACGCGTCCGTCGGCCAGTGGCTGTTCGCCAGCGGCCGGGCCAGCGGCAGCTATGTCGCTGCACAGGGCACGCGCCTCGGGCGGAGCGGGCGTATCCATGTCTCGCAGGATGAAACCGGCCAGGTTTGGGTCGCCGGTGCGACGCGGACGCTGTTCTCCGGACGGACGCAAGGGTGA